A single genomic interval of Bacteroidia bacterium harbors:
- a CDS encoding response regulator gives MKHIFKTKTTTTFSLFLLLAINIVYGFISMSYISKGSENDKVLFQGAEFLKSLRELQAEVLNIESSSRGYIITGDEGYLNNLELNEDNIKSELQFLPENVLQKENIENVTVLNKLVNDKIDNVNNVVRIYNEKGIKVATNEVEYGQGTRLMEDINEEINKLNASTKVIMNNTVSDGKNYVIKMRLFIIISTIGEMSIALLFLSFIYKDVDHRNILEEQLMQAKQKADKKVIIKEQFMANMSHEIRTPMNAIIGFTSLLQKTPMNEKQNEYVKTIKSAGENLLNLINDILDFSKIEAGMFRIENIPFSVPELMNSVYTMFLEKAKAKKLTMTLSVDEKIPQTILGDPTRLTQIIVNLLGNALKFTRNGEINISSKLLNSTEDNMLLEFTIQDTGIGISEDKLEEIFDRFNQGNVTTTREYGGTGLGLAIVKSLVTLQYGTLNVKSTHGKGSSFSFTITYKKCKDVVNTPPLSLSPKLKTEDAHVRVLLAEDNQMNQTLALTVLTDLGFKVDLAENGQVAYDMLKKNNNYDIVLMDLQMPVLDGYMAVRKIRNELNSTIPIIAMTAHVLPDEKEKCISSGMNDFITKPFKEEELHTIIIKNIYHTIPSSATNNNEAIPKINKRKPAELVDLSYLLELTKGKKSFILEMIHIFLEQNPIDLQVIEKAIAKSDLETVKAIAHKMKTSISFIGLTDKIGSDLDLMEHQENGITLDLIKKHFDNVKAVCEKAQAELIIYKNKI, from the coding sequence ATGAAACATATATTCAAAACAAAAACGACAACAACTTTTAGCTTATTCCTGTTACTCGCAATAAATATTGTTTACGGTTTCATCTCTATGAGTTACATTAGCAAAGGATCTGAAAATGACAAAGTTTTATTTCAAGGGGCTGAATTTTTAAAATCACTACGAGAACTACAAGCCGAAGTACTAAATATTGAAAGCAGTAGCAGAGGGTATATTATAACTGGAGATGAGGGTTATTTGAATAATTTAGAATTAAATGAGGACAATATAAAATCTGAATTGCAATTTCTGCCAGAAAATGTTTTACAAAAAGAAAATATCGAAAATGTAACCGTGTTAAATAAACTTGTAAACGATAAAATTGATAATGTAAATAATGTTGTTAGGATTTATAATGAAAAGGGTATAAAAGTAGCAACAAATGAGGTGGAGTACGGGCAAGGAACGCGTTTAATGGAAGATATAAACGAAGAGATTAACAAGCTGAACGCATCCACTAAAGTGATTATGAATAATACGGTTAGCGATGGAAAAAATTATGTGATAAAAATGAGGCTATTTATTATTATAAGTACAATTGGAGAAATGTCCATCGCACTTCTTTTCTTGTCATTTATTTATAAAGATGTTGATCACCGGAATATTTTGGAAGAACAATTAATGCAGGCTAAACAAAAAGCAGATAAAAAAGTAATTATAAAAGAACAATTTATGGCTAATATGAGCCATGAAATACGCACCCCAATGAATGCAATTATCGGTTTTACTAGCTTACTTCAAAAAACACCGATGAATGAAAAACAAAATGAATATGTAAAAACAATCAAAAGTGCAGGTGAAAATCTTTTAAATCTCATTAATGATATTTTGGATTTTTCAAAAATAGAAGCTGGAATGTTTCGAATAGAAAATATTCCTTTTAGTGTACCTGAACTTATGAATTCTGTATATACAATGTTCTTGGAAAAAGCTAAAGCCAAAAAACTTACAATGACATTATCTGTTGATGAAAAAATTCCACAAACAATTTTGGGAGATCCAACAAGACTTACCCAGATAATTGTTAATCTGCTCGGTAATGCACTAAAGTTTACACGAAATGGAGAGATCAACATTAGCTCAAAACTTTTAAATTCAACTGAAGACAATATGCTTCTTGAGTTTACGATCCAAGATACTGGCATCGGTATTTCAGAAGATAAATTAGAAGAAATATTTGATCGCTTTAATCAGGGTAATGTTACGACAACCCGAGAATATGGTGGTACTGGTCTTGGACTTGCAATCGTAAAAAGTCTCGTAACGCTTCAGTATGGAACATTAAATGTCAAAAGCACGCATGGAAAAGGTTCATCGTTTAGCTTTACCATTACGTATAAAAAATGTAAAGATGTCGTTAATACACCGCCATTATCTTTATCTCCTAAATTAAAAACGGAAGATGCTCATGTTAGGGTTTTATTGGCTGAAGATAACCAGATGAATCAAACTCTTGCCTTAACTGTTCTGACTGATTTGGGTTTTAAAGTTGATTTAGCAGAGAATGGTCAAGTAGCTTATGATATGTTGAAGAAGAATAATAATTATGATATTGTTCTTATGGATTTACAAATGCCAGTACTTGATGGATATATGGCAGTTCGCAAAATACGGAATGAACTTAATTCTACAATTCCTATCATTGCAATGACTGCACATGTTTTACCTGATGAAAAGGAAAAGTGCATTAGTAGTGGCATGAATGATTTTATAACCAAACCATTTAAAGAAGAAGAACTTCATACTATTATTATTAAAAACATTTATCATACAATACCAAGTTCTGCTACAAATAACAACGAAGCAATACCGAAAATAAATAAAAGAAAGCCTGCGGAACTTGTGGATTTAAGCTACTTGCTTGAACTTACAAAAGGAAAAAAATCTTTTATACTGGAAATGATTCATATCTTTTTAGAACAAAATCCTATTGACTTACAAGTTATTGAAAAAGCCATCGCTAAATCAGATTTAGAAACGGTAAAAGCTATTGCACATAAAATGAAAACGTCCATCAGTTTTATCGGGCTTACTGATAAAATTGGTTCCGATTTGGATTTAATGGAACACCAAGAAAATGGAATTACTCTGGATTTAATTAAAAAACATTTTGATAATGTTAAAGCAGTTTGTGAAAAAGCTCAGGCGGAGTTAATAATTTACAAAAATAAAATTTAA